The following coding sequences lie in one Oncorhynchus kisutch isolate 150728-3 linkage group LG17, Okis_V2, whole genome shotgun sequence genomic window:
- the LOC109906948 gene encoding natural cytotoxicity triggering receptor 2, with translation MMRVLYLLLLCETSVQLQCDKTVIQANVGSGFSLVCQYQTNRYLFSKKYWCRGESRSTCVILMDSDHLTNRELRHRSQIIDAQRRGLVIIMTDLKLEDTGVYWVGIDKIHADIMTSINLIVTFVAVSKPMVWPLSSMGDTCWGQPVTVHCASAKGTSVQYTWYQSTQPQDIQFQSSADLHLHCGIVEEDSQYYCSASNDVSSQHSGMVSVQVLKPSEEDCIYRFAMEGQRSYDCSDRLKTSTATPLRSTGHLTEEPYQPGTNSNLSSTINQTHQDWHYSRAWALLPVWYEVLRWLFLATLIAAVCLVHKCRPTQV, from the exons ATGATGAGGGTCCTTTATCTCCTGTTGCTCTGTGAAA CAAGTGTCCAGCTTCAGTGTGACAAAACAGTAATCCAGGCCAATGTTGGGAGTGGATTCAGTCTGGTCTGCCAGTACCAAACAAACCGGTACCTCTTCAGTAAGAAGTACTGGTGCCGTGGGGAGTCTAGGTCGACCTGTGTTATTCTAATGGACTCGGATCACCTCACCAACAGAGAGCTCAGACACAGGTCTCAGATCATAGATGCACAGCGAAGGGGGTTGGTCATCATCATGACAGATCTCAAGTTAGAGGATACTGGAGTGTACTGGGTTGGGATTGATAAAATCCATGCTGATATCATGACTTCCATCAATCTAATTGTGACATTTG tggcAGTGTCCAAACCCATGGTATGGCCCCTGAGTTCAATGGGAGACACTTGCTGGGGCCAGCCTGTGACAGTGCACTGTGCTAGTGCAAAGGGCACAAGTGTCCAGTATACCTGGTACCAATCCACCCAACCCCAGGACATCCAGTTTCAGAGCTCAGCAGACCTGCACCTACACTGTGGCATTGTGGAAGAAGACAGCCAGTACTACTGCAGTGCCAGCAACGATGTGAGCAGCCAGCATAGTGGGATGGTTTCGGTGCAGGTTCTGAAGCCCTCTGAGGAGGACTGCATCTATCGTTTTGCTATGGAGG GCCAGAGAAGCTATGACTGTAGTGACAGACTGAAGACAAGCACAGCCACACCTCTGCGTTCTACTGGCCATCTGACAGAAGAACCCTATCAACCTGGAACCAACAGCAACCTGTCCTCAACAATCAATCAAACACACCAGGATTGGCATTACAGTAG gGCATGGGCATTGTTGCCTGTTTGGTATGAGGTCCTGCGCTGGCTTTTCTTGGCTACTCTGATAGCAGCTGTGTGTCTTGTGCACAAGTGCAGACCTACACAAGTGTGA